One window from the genome of Oceanidesulfovibrio indonesiensis encodes:
- a CDS encoding multiheme c-type cytochrome has translation MSLPHTANAQEEKCLGCHKGISPMIVSDWQHSVHSEVGTTCVSCHGSEHTTAKDTDKAGLVTPETCRTCHPDRVEEFSRGKHAFAWDSYRAMPTTHWQPMILREGLQGCSGCHKIGLKSEEEIQALRDQGSNYGAGSCDSCHTRHLFSKKEAQSPQACRTCHMGLDHPQWEMYESSKHGVRHQLKVTGALPENAAAPTCQACHMNEGDHAVMTGWGFLGVRLPMPDDEEWAADRTTLFKGFGVLSPEGEPTERLEVLKEVQALRVTEEAFQEQREKMVATCGQCHSESYARNELARGDEMIRISDALLAESIREVASLYKDGILEKPESYAYAYPDLLSFHDAPTEIETQLWLMFLKHRMRTFQGSFHMNPDYALWYGWSEMVRDRNAIAERAEELRRRARVMGAIETE, from the coding sequence ATGTCTTTACCCCACACGGCCAACGCCCAGGAGGAAAAATGTCTGGGATGCCACAAGGGCATCTCGCCGATGATCGTCTCCGACTGGCAGCACAGCGTCCATTCGGAAGTGGGCACCACATGCGTCAGCTGCCACGGCAGCGAACACACCACAGCCAAGGACACCGACAAGGCCGGCCTTGTCACGCCGGAAACCTGCAGGACATGTCACCCGGACAGGGTGGAAGAATTTTCCCGAGGCAAGCACGCATTTGCCTGGGATTCTTACAGAGCCATGCCCACTACGCACTGGCAGCCCATGATCCTGCGCGAGGGTCTGCAAGGGTGCTCCGGCTGCCACAAGATCGGCCTCAAGAGCGAGGAGGAGATTCAGGCGCTGCGGGATCAGGGCAGCAATTACGGCGCAGGCTCCTGCGATTCCTGCCATACACGACACCTGTTCTCAAAGAAGGAGGCCCAGTCGCCCCAGGCGTGCCGCACCTGCCACATGGGCCTGGATCACCCGCAGTGGGAGATGTACGAGTCCTCCAAGCACGGCGTGCGCCACCAGCTCAAGGTGACCGGCGCCCTTCCCGAGAACGCCGCCGCGCCCACCTGTCAGGCCTGTCACATGAATGAAGGCGACCACGCCGTGATGACCGGATGGGGATTTCTGGGCGTGCGTCTGCCCATGCCGGATGACGAGGAATGGGCCGCCGACCGCACCACACTGTTCAAAGGCTTCGGCGTACTCTCGCCGGAAGGCGAGCCCACGGAGCGGCTCGAAGTGTTGAAAGAGGTGCAGGCCCTGCGCGTCACCGAGGAGGCGTTCCAGGAGCAGCGCGAGAAGATGGTCGCAACCTGCGGCCAGTGCCACAGCGAAAGCTACGCCCGCAATGAACTCGCCAGGGGCGACGAAATGATCCGCATTTCCGACGCCCTCCTGGCCGAGTCGATCCGCGAAGTCGCCTCGCTTTACAAGGACGGCATCCTGGAGAAGCCGGAGAGCTATGCATACGCCTACCCGGACCTGCTCTCGTTCCACGACGCGCCCACCGAAATCGAGACGCAGCTATGGCTCATGTTCCTCAAGCACCGTATGCGCACCTTCCAGGGTTCGTTCCACATGAACCCGGACTACGCCTTGTGGTATGGTTGGAGCGAGATGGTCCGCGACCGCAACGCGATCGCCGAGCGCGCGGAGGAACTCAGGCGCCGCGCCAGGGTGATGGGCGCAATAGAAACCGAATAG
- a CDS encoding flagellar brake protein, with product MDTNSIERLSGSHLVLEVGLDVLVEIQGAGKRFKASLVGGEPGRYIIIKPPATRSAAESLLRESLLTLRFLMSRGRICGFQSEVQQVLLKPHRLIFVSYPAYFEILRLRKHDRVHCYQPVTFYVEAHEYRGHILNISTGGCLVTMDPLTGEPPLAEGGEAFLNFRKFDSNETGYVQGRIRNVTQRADQTSMAIEFDELTEDVRASIESYVDAVYDHLAA from the coding sequence ATGGACACGAATTCGATCGAGCGGCTTTCCGGCAGCCATCTCGTGCTCGAAGTCGGCCTCGATGTCCTCGTGGAAATCCAGGGAGCCGGAAAACGCTTCAAGGCGTCACTGGTAGGCGGCGAGCCGGGCCGGTACATCATCATCAAACCGCCGGCCACGCGCAGCGCCGCGGAGTCGCTCCTGCGCGAGTCGCTGCTCACATTGCGGTTTCTCATGAGCCGCGGGCGCATCTGCGGTTTCCAAAGCGAGGTCCAGCAGGTCCTGCTCAAACCACACCGACTGATATTCGTCTCTTATCCCGCCTATTTCGAGATTCTCAGACTCCGGAAGCACGACAGGGTCCACTGCTATCAGCCCGTGACATTCTATGTAGAGGCGCACGAGTATCGGGGGCACATACTGAACATCTCCACAGGGGGGTGCCTCGTCACAATGGATCCGCTCACCGGCGAACCCCCTCTTGCAGAGGGGGGCGAGGCGTTCCTGAACTTTCGGAAGTTCGATTCCAACGAAACGGGGTATGTGCAGGGGCGCATCAGAAATGTCACGCAGAGGGCGGACCAGACCAGCATGGCCATCGAGTTCGATGAGCTTACGGAAGACGTGCGCGCATCCATAGAAAGCTACGTGGACGCCGTGTACGACCACCTCGCCGCCTGA
- the htpG gene encoding molecular chaperone HtpG — protein MANTTGEQFEFKAEVSKLLNIITHSLYTNREIFLRELISNASDALDKLRFEQSRGAEITAPELPLQISISIDEDAGTLTVADTGVGMTHDELMENLGSIGKSGSEDFLNKLSEAAAEAKAEGSADATSIIGRFGVGFYSVFMVADKVTVTTRSCQPGQHAYRWESDGAGTFTVEPVGDSEDAPERGARVTIHMREDARDFLNKFRLEQIIKTHSNFVAFDILLEGDKVNTTPALWREPKFEITPEQYSDFYKSQTMDTEDPLDVIHFSVDAPVQFTALAFIPKRSRDLYGLSQGDYGLDLYVRRVLITKDFKDLLPEYLGFLEGLVDTEDLPLNISRETLQENILVRKIATTVTRQTLSHLGTMAEKEPEKYADFWKEHGTVFKHGYADFGNREKFGPLLRFNSSHHEDKHGLTSLDGYIERMEEGQEAVYYIAGSSREAIALNPHTEMFRRKGLEVLYLYEPIDEFVLETLGAYKEKQLLAAEHVKPEDLDKFADVDEADKKSPELSDADRSTLDAMIGRVKEILGERVTDVRVSARLTSSPAVLVSPDGSISSHMQKIMRTLNKETDPPKKTLELNPDHPLLRNLLAVYKKDPQDAYLITAVEQLFESSLLMDGYLSDPHAMVERINSLLEKSSGWYLEVKGE, from the coding sequence ATGGCCAACACAACCGGCGAGCAGTTCGAATTCAAAGCCGAAGTCAGCAAACTGCTCAACATCATCACCCACTCCCTGTACACCAACCGCGAAATCTTCCTGCGCGAGCTCATATCCAACGCATCCGACGCGCTGGACAAGCTGCGCTTCGAACAGAGCCGGGGCGCCGAGATCACCGCGCCGGAACTGCCGCTCCAGATATCCATATCCATCGATGAAGACGCAGGCACGCTCACCGTGGCCGATACCGGCGTGGGCATGACCCACGACGAGCTCATGGAGAACCTGGGCTCCATCGGCAAATCCGGCTCGGAAGACTTCCTCAACAAGCTGTCCGAAGCAGCCGCCGAAGCCAAGGCAGAGGGCTCCGCCGACGCCACCTCCATTATCGGCCGGTTTGGCGTGGGCTTCTATTCCGTGTTCATGGTCGCGGACAAAGTCACCGTGACTACCCGATCCTGCCAGCCCGGCCAGCATGCCTACCGCTGGGAGTCGGACGGCGCCGGCACCTTCACGGTGGAGCCTGTTGGCGACAGCGAGGACGCACCGGAACGCGGCGCTCGCGTCACCATCCACATGCGCGAGGATGCCAGAGACTTCCTGAATAAATTCCGTCTCGAACAGATCATCAAGACGCATTCGAACTTCGTGGCCTTCGACATCCTGCTGGAGGGTGATAAGGTCAACACCACCCCGGCCCTGTGGCGCGAGCCCAAGTTCGAAATCACGCCGGAGCAGTACAGCGACTTCTACAAGTCCCAGACCATGGATACCGAAGACCCGCTCGACGTGATCCACTTCTCAGTGGACGCGCCCGTGCAGTTCACCGCGCTCGCCTTCATCCCCAAACGAAGCCGCGACCTCTACGGCCTCTCCCAGGGCGACTATGGCCTGGACCTCTACGTGCGCCGCGTGCTCATCACCAAGGACTTCAAGGACCTGCTGCCCGAATACCTCGGCTTTCTCGAAGGTCTGGTCGACACTGAAGACCTGCCCTTGAACATTTCCCGCGAGACGCTCCAGGAAAACATCCTCGTCCGCAAGATCGCCACGACCGTGACCAGGCAGACCCTTTCCCACCTCGGCACGATGGCCGAGAAAGAGCCGGAGAAGTACGCCGACTTCTGGAAGGAGCACGGCACGGTCTTCAAGCACGGCTACGCCGACTTCGGCAACCGCGAGAAATTCGGCCCCCTGCTGCGCTTCAACTCCTCGCACCACGAGGACAAGCATGGGCTCACCTCCCTGGACGGGTACATCGAGCGCATGGAAGAAGGGCAGGAGGCCGTCTACTACATCGCCGGCTCCAGCCGGGAGGCCATAGCCCTCAATCCGCACACCGAGATGTTCCGGCGCAAGGGGCTCGAGGTCCTCTACCTGTACGAGCCCATCGACGAGTTCGTGCTGGAGACCCTCGGCGCCTACAAGGAAAAGCAACTCCTCGCAGCCGAGCACGTGAAGCCCGAGGACCTGGACAAGTTCGCCGACGTGGACGAGGCGGATAAGAAATCCCCGGAACTCTCGGATGCAGACCGCTCCACCCTGGACGCCATGATCGGGCGCGTGAAGGAAATCCTCGGCGAACGCGTCACGGACGTGCGCGTTTCGGCACGGCTTACTTCCAGCCCGGCGGTCCTCGTCAGCCCGGACGGCTCCATATCCTCCCACATGCAGAAAATCATGCGGACCCTGAACAAGGAGACCGATCCGCCGAAGAAAACCCTGGAGCTGAACCCGGACCACCCGCTGCTGCGCAACCTGCTGGCCGTCTACAAGAAGGACCCGCAGGACGCCTACCTCATCACGGCTGTGGAGCAGCTGTTCGAGTCCTCCCTGCTGATGGACGGCTACCTTTCCGATCCCCACGCCATGGTGGAGCGCATCAACTCGCTGCTCGAAAAATCCAGTGGCTGGTACCTGGAGGTGAAAGGGGAATAG
- a CDS encoding DMT family transporter, whose translation MNMAWVALIFAGILEAGWALGLKASNGFTRPVPSVLTILAMIASFYLLSQAMKVLPVGTAYAIWVGIGATGTVILGIFFFGDSAAPLRLVSIFFVIIGLAGLKLAG comes from the coding sequence ATGAACATGGCTTGGGTTGCTCTGATCTTTGCCGGTATACTTGAAGCTGGTTGGGCGTTAGGGCTCAAGGCGAGCAACGGCTTCACACGACCAGTTCCTTCCGTACTGACCATCCTCGCCATGATTGCGAGTTTTTATCTGCTTTCGCAGGCGATGAAAGTCCTTCCTGTTGGCACGGCCTATGCGATATGGGTTGGAATAGGCGCAACAGGCACCGTCATCCTTGGCATTTTCTTTTTCGGAGACAGCGCGGCGCCGCTCAGGTTGGTGAGCATCTTTTTCGTGATTATCGGACTGGCTGGCCTGAAGCTCGCCGGCTAG
- a CDS encoding BRO-N domain-containing protein, whose product MSECAVINDKKAMEIIKTESGQEIMNFKFPMLKDSEHPERRVRVIQDENGEPWFVAKDVCDILGLTNPSETLTRLDDDEKADISLAEVSSNGVKQKRNRKLVNEPGLYSLILRSDKAQAKRFKRWITHDVLPTIRKTGGYIHATPEMSDAEIMARALKVADTTLERVKEERDRLLKQNVEISLKNVKFRKQTEAMEKPAPRSSTDTVGVAPVDHQANHAIVDRWAINR is encoded by the coding sequence ATGAGTGAATGCGCTGTCATCAACGATAAGAAGGCTATGGAAATCATCAAGACCGAGTCCGGTCAGGAGATCATGAACTTCAAGTTCCCCATGCTCAAAGACAGCGAGCATCCGGAGCGGCGGGTTCGTGTGATTCAGGATGAGAATGGGGAACCGTGGTTCGTGGCGAAAGATGTTTGTGACATCCTCGGGCTAACCAATCCTTCTGAGACACTCACCCGTTTGGACGACGACGAAAAAGCTGACATCAGTCTGGCTGAGGTCAGCTCAAATGGTGTGAAGCAAAAGAGAAATAGGAAGCTCGTCAACGAACCCGGTCTCTACTCCCTGATCCTCCGATCCGACAAGGCCCAGGCCAAACGGTTCAAGCGGTGGATCACCCACGATGTCCTCCCCACCATCCGCAAGACCGGCGGCTACATCCACGCCACCCCGGAGATGTCCGACGCCGAGATCATGGCCCGCGCCCTCAAGGTGGCTGACACCACCCTGGAGCGGGTCAAGGAGGAACGGGACCGGCTGCTCAAGCAGAACGTGGAGATCAGCCTGAAGAACGTGAAGTTCCGCAAACAGACAGAGGCGATGGAGAAGCCCGCCCCAAGATCATCCACCGATACTGTTGGGGTTGCTCCGGTTGACCACCAAGCAAACCATGCAATAGTTGATCGATGGGCAATAAATAGATGA
- a CDS encoding site-specific integrase: MEKMPGHPRLFRRGAVYYHRAAIPVDIKDTYPKTEETFSLKTKDYREALRKVRVAAVKVDQRFEEHRRRLAQQAKPPVKELSGAEIKRIGEIYYAYRLEEDDEARLQGFSPAVRQTKEFGDDPAQIKDALSEQGFTPPSFDEYVEDHKEINEITRHDFARGQIDPFFVSEAMEVLTWDGIDIRLDKASPSWRKLVRELQAASIKAAKVIQQRNEGGVIETPSIPGVEPGSVAPLLSVAVEDWIDEKTRTSWVPKTAHEHRTWMSHFIAVIGDKPIDTYTKADARAFKAMLLKLPANWVKYKELNGLPLDKAAEKSHRLGLPPMSDKNVNKLLGYVGSFWNWAADNYDDVPTTPFKGLKIKLRKKAREERDPFTLDELHAIFNAPIYTGCKSRRFWSEPGSEILRDSGYYWVPLISLYTGARMGEIIQLYTEDIREEDGILFFDINSSGEDKRLKTTYSIRSIPIHQSLLDMGFMELVEKHRKRGDKRLFPDLPMGKDGYYSSPFSKWFSRFLREAGVKSKTNAFHSFRHCFEDACRDSDISKEIMDALQGHGEEGMSDRYGRGYMLQKLNEAMQRLQYRGLDLDHLKINK, encoded by the coding sequence ATGGAAAAGATGCCCGGACACCCACGACTTTTCAGGCGCGGAGCTGTCTACTACCACCGCGCTGCTATACCCGTTGACATCAAGGATACCTACCCGAAAACTGAGGAAACCTTCTCGCTGAAGACGAAGGACTATCGGGAGGCTTTACGCAAGGTCCGAGTTGCTGCCGTCAAGGTGGATCAACGATTTGAAGAGCATCGGCGTAGACTGGCGCAGCAAGCAAAGCCGCCTGTGAAGGAACTCTCGGGGGCTGAGATCAAGCGGATCGGGGAGATTTATTACGCCTACCGTCTTGAGGAGGACGATGAAGCACGGCTCCAGGGTTTCTCGCCAGCGGTTCGTCAGACCAAAGAATTTGGAGACGACCCCGCGCAGATCAAAGACGCTCTATCAGAGCAAGGCTTCACGCCCCCTTCCTTCGATGAATACGTCGAAGACCACAAAGAGATCAACGAGATCACCCGGCATGACTTCGCCCGAGGACAGATCGACCCCTTCTTCGTCTCCGAGGCGATGGAGGTTCTTACCTGGGACGGCATCGATATCAGGCTGGACAAGGCATCCCCAAGCTGGAGAAAACTGGTGCGGGAACTTCAAGCCGCCAGCATCAAGGCTGCCAAAGTTATACAGCAAAGGAACGAAGGGGGCGTAATCGAAACCCCGTCTATACCTGGGGTGGAGCCTGGGTCTGTTGCTCCCCTGCTCTCCGTGGCTGTTGAAGATTGGATCGATGAAAAGACCCGGACAAGCTGGGTACCCAAGACAGCGCACGAGCACCGCACATGGATGAGCCACTTCATCGCGGTCATAGGAGACAAGCCTATTGATACGTACACGAAGGCAGATGCACGCGCCTTCAAGGCAATGCTCCTCAAGCTCCCGGCGAACTGGGTCAAATACAAGGAGTTGAATGGCTTACCACTGGACAAGGCCGCAGAGAAATCCCACAGGCTGGGCTTGCCGCCTATGTCGGACAAGAACGTCAACAAGCTCCTGGGCTATGTTGGCTCCTTCTGGAACTGGGCGGCTGATAACTACGATGATGTTCCTACAACACCCTTCAAGGGGTTGAAGATCAAGCTGCGCAAGAAGGCACGCGAGGAACGCGACCCGTTCACCTTGGATGAGCTACACGCCATCTTCAACGCACCCATATACACTGGGTGCAAGTCCCGGCGCTTCTGGTCTGAACCCGGCTCGGAGATACTCAGAGATTCCGGCTACTACTGGGTGCCGCTTATCAGCCTCTACACAGGCGCACGAATGGGCGAGATCATCCAGCTTTACACCGAAGATATACGGGAAGAAGACGGCATCCTGTTCTTCGACATCAACAGCAGCGGTGAGGACAAGAGACTCAAGACCACTTATTCGATTCGATCCATCCCGATCCACCAGAGCCTGTTGGACATGGGATTCATGGAATTGGTTGAGAAACACCGTAAGCGTGGTGACAAGCGGCTTTTCCCGGACCTGCCTATGGGTAAGGACGGCTACTACTCTTCACCGTTCTCGAAATGGTTCAGCCGCTTCCTCCGTGAAGCTGGCGTAAAGAGCAAGACGAACGCCTTCCACAGCTTCAGACACTGCTTCGAGGACGCGTGCCGGGACTCGGATATATCCAAGGAGATCATGGACGCGCTACAGGGACATGGCGAAGAGGGGATGTCTGATCGCTATGGACGCGGCTACATGCTCCAGAAGCTCAATGAGGCGATGCAAAGGCTACAATACCGGGGTCTTGACCTGGACCACCTGAAGATCAATAAATAG
- a CDS encoding recombinase family protein: MTNTTTHSQREKGTNGQHVGYLRVSTLDQHTGRQLEGITLDRRFEEKASAKDTKRPELKACLEYLRHGDTLHVHSIDRLARNLSDLQKIVDDLTSRGVAVQFHKEKLTFTGQDGSMQKLMFQMMGAFAEFERSLIRERQREGIAIAKARGKYKGRKKALTNEQVEEIKARKDRGESMSKLAREYGVSRTTLYASL; encoded by the coding sequence ATGACGAACACGACCACGCACAGCCAGCGAGAGAAAGGCACCAATGGGCAGCACGTTGGATATCTTCGAGTGAGCACGCTGGATCAACACACCGGCAGACAGCTTGAGGGGATCACGCTGGATCGGCGGTTCGAGGAGAAGGCCAGCGCGAAGGACACCAAGCGCCCCGAGCTGAAAGCCTGCCTGGAATACCTCCGACATGGTGATACCCTCCATGTCCACTCCATCGACAGGCTTGCCCGGAATCTCTCCGACCTTCAGAAGATTGTGGATGACCTGACAAGCCGGGGCGTGGCTGTTCAGTTCCACAAGGAGAAGCTGACTTTCACCGGCCAGGATGGCTCCATGCAGAAGCTCATGTTCCAGATGATGGGAGCCTTTGCCGAGTTCGAACGGTCCTTGATCCGGGAGAGACAACGGGAAGGGATCGCCATAGCCAAGGCCAGGGGCAAGTACAAAGGCCGCAAGAAGGCGCTCACGAACGAGCAGGTGGAGGAGATCAAGGCCAGGAAGGATCGTGGGGAATCCATGTCCAAGTTGGCGCGGGAATATGGTGTGAGCAGGACCACGCTGTACGCTTCGCTGTAA
- a CDS encoding hemerythrin domain-containing protein, which produces MEPIGPLMHEHRLIERMIALLNAEAERLENGEKPDLPFLFNGIEFIRVYADKLHHGKEEDVLFREMEKKDLTPEHESMLRELVEDHKYGRSLVAELESAASAFSEHGDPNSVAQVLRKLTDFYPKHIEKEDKHFFFPVLEYFSKEQRQAMLDEYEELEKNLVNQRYKGMVEQLETRKG; this is translated from the coding sequence ATGGAACCGATCGGTCCGCTCATGCACGAACACAGGCTCATAGAACGCATGATCGCCCTGCTCAATGCCGAGGCCGAACGCCTCGAAAACGGCGAGAAGCCCGACCTGCCCTTCCTGTTCAACGGCATCGAATTCATCCGCGTCTATGCGGACAAGCTCCACCACGGCAAGGAAGAGGACGTGCTCTTCCGCGAGATGGAAAAAAAGGATCTGACCCCGGAGCACGAATCAATGCTCCGCGAGCTCGTGGAGGACCACAAGTACGGCCGCAGCCTCGTGGCCGAGTTGGAAAGCGCGGCCTCCGCCTTCAGCGAGCATGGCGACCCGAACTCGGTGGCCCAGGTGCTGCGCAAGCTCACTGATTTCTATCCGAAACATATCGAGAAGGAGGACAAGCACTTTTTCTTCCCTGTGCTGGAGTACTTCAGCAAGGAACAGCGGCAAGCCATGCTGGATGAGTACGAGGAGCTCGAAAAGAACCTCGTGAACCAACGTTACAAGGGCATGGTCGAGCAACTCGAAACCAGGAAGGGATGA
- a CDS encoding FmdB family zinc ribbon protein, whose product MPLYEYRCTDCNTEFEELVNASQADDKRHAPRCPKCKSEKTVRILSAATVRSSSAGPGGLGSLGSMGGGCAPSGGFS is encoded by the coding sequence ATGCCCCTGTACGAATACCGCTGCACCGATTGCAACACGGAGTTCGAGGAACTCGTGAACGCGTCCCAGGCTGACGATAAGCGTCACGCACCACGCTGCCCGAAGTGCAAATCCGAGAAGACCGTGCGCATCCTGTCAGCGGCTACCGTGCGTTCCAGCTCCGCTGGACCGGGCGGTCTCGGCTCATTGGGATCCATGGGCGGCGGCTGCGCCCCATCCGGCGGCTTTTCCTGA
- a CDS encoding thermonuclease family protein — protein sequence MLDNAKTTRWTLRFALLTLLPLALLLPSSLLAWEGKAVRIVDGDTIVVLRDGKEQVRVRVYGIDCPEKKQPYGRKATRFAAAMVGNELVDVEHIDTDRYGRTVGIVRTLKGKHDLGEALLQAGLAWVYARYCTRPVCSRYVQVEAEARSRGEGLWSEQMPTPPWRWRADK from the coding sequence ATGCTGGACAACGCCAAGACTACCCGATGGACGCTGCGCTTTGCTCTGCTTACCCTACTGCCCCTTGCTCTACTACTGCCCTCTTCGCTGCTGGCCTGGGAGGGGAAGGCGGTGCGGATCGTGGACGGGGATACCATCGTGGTGCTGCGTGACGGCAAAGAGCAAGTCCGGGTGAGAGTCTACGGGATCGACTGCCCGGAGAAGAAGCAGCCTTACGGCAGGAAAGCTACCCGCTTCGCTGCTGCCATGGTGGGCAATGAACTGGTGGATGTGGAGCATATCGACACCGACAGGTACGGCAGAACCGTGGGGATCGTTCGAACCCTGAAGGGTAAACACGACCTGGGAGAAGCCTTGCTCCAAGCTGGGCTGGCCTGGGTGTACGCACGATACTGCACCCGGCCTGTTTGCTCCAGGTATGTCCAGGTTGAAGCCGAGGCTAGATCACGAGGTGAAGGGTTGTGGTCTGAGCAAATGCCTACACCGCCGTGGAGGTGGAGAGCAGATAAGTAA
- a CDS encoding threonine aldolase family protein, whose product MRSFASDNNAGVHPQVMEALQQANEGHAVGYGADVHTERAVEVLKGHFGPQSEAHFVFLGTAANVLGLAALVRPYQSVICAETAHINNDECGAPERFLGSKLVGVPHTDGKITPEAIAPLLESRGFEHHSQPAAVSVTQPTELGALYSLDELKAIGEFCKQENLRLHMDGARIANAAAALDVSLAAMTRDVGVDVLSLGGGKNGLMYGEAIVFMRPGLDTDFRYVRKQAMQLVSKMRYLSVQFEAMFGTDLWIENGQRANAMARLLAEKAGAVDGVEITRPVETNAVFASMPMQAIETLKQEFFFYVWEPTRPEVRWMTSFDTTEDDVERFAAALKRAMDT is encoded by the coding sequence ATGCGATCCTTTGCCAGCGACAACAATGCCGGCGTCCATCCACAGGTGATGGAGGCTTTGCAGCAAGCCAACGAAGGCCACGCCGTGGGATATGGCGCCGATGTGCATACCGAACGCGCCGTCGAGGTGCTCAAGGGCCACTTCGGTCCCCAGTCCGAAGCGCATTTCGTGTTTCTGGGCACGGCGGCCAACGTGCTGGGTCTTGCTGCGCTGGTCCGACCGTATCAGAGCGTTATCTGCGCCGAAACCGCGCACATCAACAACGACGAATGCGGCGCACCGGAGCGGTTTCTGGGGTCCAAGCTGGTGGGCGTGCCCCACACGGACGGCAAGATCACTCCCGAAGCCATCGCCCCACTGCTGGAGAGCCGCGGTTTCGAGCACCACAGCCAGCCTGCGGCGGTGAGTGTGACCCAGCCAACGGAACTGGGCGCGCTGTATTCTCTGGACGAGCTCAAGGCCATCGGCGAATTCTGTAAACAGGAGAATCTGCGTCTGCACATGGACGGCGCGCGCATTGCCAATGCGGCCGCCGCGCTGGACGTGAGCCTGGCCGCCATGACGCGCGATGTGGGAGTGGACGTGCTCTCCCTGGGCGGCGGCAAGAACGGCCTCATGTACGGAGAAGCCATAGTCTTCATGCGGCCGGGCCTGGATACGGACTTCAGGTACGTGCGCAAGCAGGCCATGCAGCTCGTTTCCAAGATGCGTTATCTTTCCGTGCAGTTCGAGGCCATGTTCGGCACGGACCTGTGGATCGAAAACGGCCAGCGCGCCAACGCCATGGCCAGGCTGCTGGCCGAAAAGGCAGGGGCCGTGGACGGGGTGGAGATAACCCGGCCGGTGGAGACCAACGCCGTGTTCGCCTCCATGCCCATGCAGGCTATCGAAACGCTCAAGCAGGAGTTCTTCTTCTACGTGTGGGAGCCCACGCGGCCCGAGGTGCGCTGGATGACCAGCTTCGACACCACCGAGGACGACGTGGAACGCTTTGCCGCCGCATTAAAGCGGGCGATGGACACATAG